DNA sequence from the Simiduia curdlanivorans genome:
CGGCGAGGCGGACTATAGAACCCCTATTTCGGAAACCGAGCAATTTTACCAAGCGCTAAAATTACAGGGCGTGAAAACCGCCATGGTGCGCATCCCCGATGCCAGCCATAGCATCACGGCAAGGCCATCCAACATGATGAATAAAGTGGCCTATATTCTCTGGTGGTTCGCCCAACATGGCGGCCCGAGTGCTAAAGCGTCAGACACATCCACTAGCGAAAATAGCGAGCAGTAAGCGGCAACCTTTGCCGACAATGATGATTGATACGTCAGTGTCGGCTATATCTCTTGCCTCACTTATTGCTAATAAGCCTTACTCGTCACACCGGGAAATTGCTAAAATAACCGAGACTGTTTTAACAGTGTTTCATGGACAGAAGCTAACGCCAGATTTTTCTTGGCAGCCACCTAAGGAGTTGCTCTATGCCTCTAACCGCGCAAGCCTCAGGCTCAAGCCTACGACCGGAAGGTAAACCCAGTAGACTCGACGTGCTCTTTATCGATAAATATATTGATCCCGCTAAATCCTTGGAACTGCTCAACACGCTGCAGCAAAAATTTATGTTTAGCGATGCGGTAAAGCGCCAATTATCCAGCGGCGTTCCCGTGGTCATAAAACACGATACCGATGCTGAAACCGCACAAAAAATTGTTAACTACATCGCCAAGCTAGGTGGCGATTGCTGGGTGCAAACCACCTCGCCCGAAGGCTACACAGATCGCCGCGACCAAAACCGGCGCAACACCGTCGACCGCCGCCTGCTGCACCGCGGCTGGGCCATCATGCCCGACCGGCGTCGCTCGCGCGAACGCAGGGTCTTTTTCCATTAAACCCTAAGCTTTGCACCCTGCCCCCTTAGTCATTAGCCTGTTACACTGCGGGCTAATAACAAAAATAGGGGGCCGTTATGATCATCCTTTCACCCGGTATCTTGGTATCCAGATTCGTTAAAACAGGCGCACTCTGTGCCAGCTTTGTTATAGCAGTATTAGCCAGCACATCGAGCCTAGCCAGCGATCTACTGATCGAAAATATCAAAGGCTATACCTATACTGATTTAGCCCCCGTCGGCGCCGCACCTAGCCAATTCAATAAAATTTTAATTCGCGATAATAAAGTACTGAGCACCAAAAACGCGGTTATCGAACGTCTTATGAAGCCGGATACAACCCGTATCGATGGCCAGGGGAAAATACTGCTGCCAGGGCTCATCGACGCGCACGGGCATTTAACCGGCTTAGGTGAATTACTGTCGAGCGTCGATTTACGCGATAGTAAGAACGAGACGCTAGCCGTGCAGCAAGTACAAAGTTACATCGATAACACCAAACCCAAGAAAAATACCTGGGTGCTAGGGCAAGGCTGGAACCAAGCCAACTGGCCCAGTAAACAGTTCCCCACTAGCGCCAGCCTAGATGCCATTAAGTCGGAAAATCCGATTGCGCTAGCGCGAGTTGATGGCCACGCCGTTTGGTTGAATGCAGCGGCGCTTGCGCTCACCGGCATTAACGATGCAACGCCGAACCCTGAAGGCGGCCAAATTATTCGAGACGGCGACGGCAAAGCCACCGGTGTTTTAATCGATAACGCCATGTCTCTCGTCTATAGCAAAATGCCACAGATCACCGCACAACAACTCGATCAGCAACTGCAACGCAGTTTTGATCACCTGCTATCGCTCGGTGTAACCGGTGTGCACGATGCGGGCATCAACCAGCCAGTGATTGATGTATTAAAGCAACGCGCGGCGAAACAAAACTTACCCATCAGAGTTTACGGCATGCTCGACGGTAGCGATGCGAAACTCAGTCAATGGCTCAAAGCCGGCGCCTATCACGACGAGGCCGGTTTCTTCACCATCGCTGCAGTAAAGTTATATGCCGACGGCGCGCTCGGTAGCCGGGGCGCGGCGCTATTGGAGGCCTATTCGGACCAAGCCAACAATAAAGGCTTAGATATTACTGCGCCTGAACCACTGCTCGAAAAATTTAAACTCATCGACGATCATCAATTTCAAATCTGCGTACACGCCATCGGCGACCGCGGTAACCAACAAGTACTCGACGCCTTCGACGCGCTGTTCAGCACCGGCGGCAACAGTAGCTTGCGCCATCGCATAGAGCACGCGCAAGTGATCGCACCGGAGGATTTAGCGCGGCTGGAACAACTGGATTTAATTGCCTCTATGCAACCAACCCACGCCACTAGCGATATGCACATGGCCGAAGATAGGCTCGGGAAGGCGCGACTCACGGGCGCTTACGCTTGGCGCACACTGTTAAACAAGGGTACGCGCATGGCCTTTGGCTCAGACTTTCCAGTGGAATCGGCCAACCCCTTTTTTGGTATTCACGCCGCCGTCACACGCCAAGATCACAATAACCAACCGGTACCCGGTTGGCGTATTGAAGAGGCGGTGAGCGTTAACGAAGCCATCAGTTTATTCACCCGCGATGCGGCTTGGGCCGCCCATATGGAAACCACACAAGGCACACTGGAGCCAGGAAAGTGGGCTGACTTTATTCTGGTTGAAGACAATCCGTACAAGGTAAAGCCCGAACAGCTTTGGAAAATCAAAGTACTTGAAACCTGGGTTGCAGGTGAAAAGCGCTGGCCTAAATAATACACTTGGGCCAAAAAAATATATAACCATTAACCATTAAGAAACTAAGCATAAGAATTGAAGATGACCGTAAATGCAGAAACCACCCTGAACAACGATCGCCATATCGCCCAATGGCTTTTATTTTGCGCAGTCGCTATTTTCGTTATGATCGTGTTAGGCGGCGTCACCCGTCTCACCGAATCGGGCCTCTCTATCGTTGAATGGAAACCGGTAATCGGCACACTGCCGCCGCTGAACAATCTCGAATGGATGCAGGAGTTTGAACAATACAAACAATTTCCCGAGTATCAAAAAGTTAACAAAGGCATGACGCTGGATGACTTTAAAACTATTTTCTACTTTGAATATAGCCATCGCTTACTCGGCCGGCTCATTGGGTTATTTTTCCTACTGCCTTTTTTATTCTTCTGGTTCACCAAGCGAATAAAGGCCGGCCTTGGTTTACCTTTAGTAGGGCTCTTTATTTTGGGCGGCCTTCAGGGCGCTCTAGGGTGGTTTATGGTGAAGAGTGGCTTGGTGGATAACCCCAGAGTCAGTCAATACCGCCTCGCCGCACACCTAGGCTTAGCCGTGGTGATTTATACCTACATGCTCTGGCTAGCCTTCGGACTGTTTCAGCCCCGCAGCACTGGTCCAAGCGCATTTAACAAGCGCACATTAGGGCTCTGCGCGGTAATTTTTTTGATGATTTTGTCCGGTGCCTTTGTCGCCGGCACGCGCGCCGGTTTAGCATTTCCTACCTGGCCGCTGATGGGGGACAGCTTTATACCCAGCAATCTCTACGCCACCACGCCATTCTGGTTGGCCGCATTTGAAGACATAACAACCATACAATTCAATCACCGCATGTTCGCCTATGTCATCGTGGGTATTATTGCTTGGCTGGGCCTGCAGCTCTGGCGTAGCAACCCGAGCAAGCAAGTGAAGCTTGCTATTGTAAGCCTAGCTACAGCACTCACAACCCAAGTATGTTTGGGCATTGCCACACTGCTCCACCACGTCCCCGTCGCCTTAGCCGCCAGCCATCAAGGCGTGGCAGTCCTATTGCTGACAGCGGCTTTGTTTTTAGCCCATAGCGTAAAGCTACAAGCAAAAGAAGCTTAACTACTTATACAAAAAAAACGCCGCACCAAGCCACTGCTGTCCCACAAAAACGATATGACCTTCGTTAGGCTTTAAGCCTCACAATAGATGCGACATCTCGGCGTATACTTGGACATGAGTTTGGCGCCCGCACAAGCGACACGACGTGAATACATCCATGTAGTCTCAACACCCGCATCCATGCGGGTGACGGTCGCTCGTACGGGCACCAAACTCTCCCGCAACATAACTGTGGGACAGCAGTGGCGGCAAGCGGCTTTTTTTTCACTGGGCTGAGGCTAGATTAAAAACCTTAGCACCAGATAAGGCACCAAGTTAAACAAAAAAACCATCAGCTTATAAAAACCTAAGCCACCGTAATGCATCGCATTAAACTGTGTCGCTGAGATTTTAAACATCGCAGAATGCATTTTAAAAGTAAAATCGCGCGCGGCGGTGATAAATACCAACCAGATACACATGACAGCCCAATTAATAACAGTGCTCCAGCCAAAAAAAGTCGCCAACTGATCAATTGTCATCGCTTTCTCCGTGGTTATGTTCTACTCATTCACGCTCATACTACCATGGCAGCGGGTCGCCATTAGCATGGCGAAATTGACCTGAATCAACCAAGCTCGTTTCAGTAATTCGAGCCACTAATCGCTGTGCTGCGTCAACAGCGCTAATATCGCCTGCATGCCCCACCATATCCGTTTGTACAAACCCAGGATGTAAAATAGCAACCGCAATACCCTTTAGCGCCAAATCAACGGCTAGAGATTTACCTGCAATATTGAGAGCCGCTTTCGACATGCGGTAGCCGTAGTAAGCACCCGAGCTATTGTCGGCTACCGATCCCATGCGGCTAGTGATAAGCGCTATTATAGAGCCGGCCTTAAGTTGACTTAACAATGCATGGGTAACACGCAAAGGGCCGAGGGCATTGACTGCAAATTGCGCCTCAATGTCTGGCCAATGGAGTTGATCTAGGTTGTCATCGGCTAACAAACCGGCATTATTAATCAAAATATCGATTTGTTTCCCCTTTAGCGCGTTGGTCATTAGCGTTAAGGTGTCTGCGTCGCTAACATCAACCCCCTCAACAATTGTGGCGCCGGACGTCTTTAACGCATCAGAAGCACGTCGACAGAGCGCCGTCACCTGATGCCCTTGCGTTAAATAGATTTGCGTAAGCGCCAGCCCAATACCTCGGTTGGCACCAGTAATCACAACGTGCATAGATTTCTCCAACAATGTAGAGTTTCAATATAACTCTGTTAAGACGGCACCATGCCGTGAAATTGCTGCCCCAACCAACGGCAAATCGCTTTGCCATCATTAATATAAGCGCGCCCGGTTTGTTCGGAGCAGGCTAGGCCCATAGGTAAATCACCCTCAGCAAAGACCAGCGCTGGGCTATTTTGCAGTTCCACACCCAAAAGCTCTACCAAAGCAGCGCGCGGGCGGTCAAAATCAATATAGATAAACTCGACCTGCGCTTTTAAGTGCGGATGGTAAACAAAAAAGCCTTCCATCAAGGCGCAGTCCGGGCAGAACATATCCTTGCCAGCGCCGTAACCAGGTTTAAGCAGATACAATTGGGGTTTAGACATTGCCGTTTCGCTCCTACAATGCGCAGATCGATAATTGGCAATAGGCCAAATAGAGATAGCACTAATAGAGACACTTGAAGTGGAGATATTAACATGAACCTAACAAGCTTTTGCCTTATCTTGACACTGCTAACGGCCACTGCTGCGAGCATTGCGAACGCCGAAGAAAATACGACAGAAGCCGGTACCTATACCAGCTTAGCGCCAGAGTTGGAAAAATTTCGACCCTTTATCAACCGCACCTATCGGGGCGAATACCGCGATGAGAAGAGTGGTAAAGTCTCGATCGATATTTCACAGTGGCAACGCGCCTTGAACGGCCAAGCTATCCGCGTTATCCACTCGCTCGATCAGGGTAGGTACGGCGGCGAGACGCTATTCTTTTTCGATAAAAACCAGTCCTCTGTGCGCTTTTATTATTTCACCACCGCGGGCTTTTACACCGAGGGCAGCGTCAGCTTCGAAGGCGACACCTTGGTGAGCACCGAAGCCGTTAACGGCGAGGCGAGCGGCATCACCAGTGTCGTCTCAAAAGCCCAACTCAACCACAAGGGCGTTATGACCGTCGACTCGACTTATTTGAAAGGTGAGGCGACCGTCAATACTAGCCGCGCGGTATATACGCCCATTGCGCATCAGGACCCACAATTTAAATGAGCAACCTAGTTGGCTAAGACACATCCCATCCAAACCTTGGCACTGATAGCGACCCTGCTCTTCACCTTGCCGTTTTTTTTCATCGGCGGCCCTGACTGGCAAGCAGCACCACTCTACCGACAGGTTTGGAACGGCGGGCACATCGCATTTTTTTGCCTTAGCATTGTTTTGATTCGGCAGTTTATTGCGCTGAATTCACCACGGCACTGGCTAGTGGCGTCGCTAATGACCCTCGCCATAGGGCTGATCATTGAAACTATTCAACAGCGCGTTGGCAGACAATTTAGCTATACAGATTTGGCGTTTAACTTAGCTGGCCTATGGCTTGGTTTAAGCTGGACGCAAAGCCCCACTAAGTTTATCTGGCTCTTGCGCCTAGGCGCAGGCTTTTTGCTTGCGCCGTTTTTTTGGAGCCTTACACTGGCGAGTCAATTACAACTTAACAGCAGTTATCAATTTCCCACCATTACAAGTTTTGAAAGCCGTTCCGAATTGCTCAGAGTTTCAGGCCCTGCCCATCTATCGAACCAAATCGCCTCCGACGGTAAACAATCGCTAAAAATTGATTTCGACAGCGCCCAGTATTCTACCGTGAGCATCGATAAACCACTGGGAGACTGGCTCGGCTACCAATTCCTTGCGTTAGACATCTATAACCCCGACACTCAACCGCTACGTTTAGTCTTACGCATCTCAGATACCGAACACGACCGAGGCACGCAGGCGTTAACCGATCGCTTTAACATTGCAATAACGGTAACAAACGGCTGGAATAATACTGTGCTTAAGCTAGAGGACATTCAACGGGCGCCCTTAACCCGGGAATTAGACCTCTCGCAATTAACCAATATCGCAATTTTTTCGCAGGGCTTAGAAAAGCCTCGCACTGTGTATCTTGACAACATTCGTTTACAACAGTAGAAAAACATAAAATCAAGGGTAAACCATGAAGACCATAGGACTGATAGGCGGCATGAGCTGGGAATCGACCAGTCATTACTACGCGACCATTAACCGAGAAATTAATCGCAGGCTAGGTGGCTTTCACTCGGCAAAAATCCTTTTGGTAAGTGTCGATTTTGCCGACATCGAAAATTTACAAAGCGCCGGAAATTGGCAGGCCGCGGGCAATCTATTGGCTCATGCGGCCCTGCAACTTCAGGCCGCCGGCGCCGAATGCATTGTAATTTGTACCAACACCATGCACAAAGTTGCCAGCCAGATTGAGTTGGCGGTCAAGATTCCGTTATTGCACATTGCCGATGCCACAGGCAGAGCGCTGGTTGCCAAGCAGATAAAGCAGGTTGCGCTACTGGGCACCGCGTTTACTATGTCTCAAGATTTTTATAAGCGGCGCCTAGCAGACAATTTTCCTCTTAGCGTCAGCGTGCCGAATGCAGAAGATCAAGAGGCCATTCATCACATTATTTATCAAGAATTATGTCAGGGGGTTATTACCGAGGCATCGCGCGAAACCTATATAACGATTATGAATAAATTACACCAACAAGGCGCGCAGGCGATCATTCTAGGTTGCACGGAAATTGGTTTGCTGGTTAGCGCCGACCACACATCCATCCCCCTGTTCGATACCACCTTAATTCACAGCCTGGCCGCGGTTGATTTTGCGCTGAGCTAGCGCCCACACGATACCAAGGTCTAGTGGCCAAGTAATTTCAGCCTGCTAGGGTAGTTGTGCTACTAAAAACACAATAATCAGAGCAGATGACTGGACGCTAGCTATACGTCACAAGATAGCCAGCGGCACAGGAGTTCCGCCAGTATCGCTCTATAAAAATAATGAATGGGAGCAAGCAATGAAAATATCATTCGGCAAATTTATTTTGCCAATCGGTTTAGCTATGTCCGCAATTTGTACTTCCGCCTTTGCCGGCAGCTGGCAAAATAACGCCAGTATCGGCGGTTTTAGCAAAGTCCATATCTATACGCCCGATACAGTGTCCAGCATCGGCCAAGGTAAAGGCCTACTCATCGTCTTGCACGGTTGCACGCAAAGTATCGACGCCTTTAAAACCGCTAAATTGGAAACTGCCGCCGAAGCCTATGGCCTCGTTATTGCCGTGCCCGACGCGATGAACAAATCCGGCTTTAGCTGCTGGCATTATTGGGATAGCACTAAGTCGCGCAGCCACAAGGATTACAAAAACCTCATTAGCCTAGCCACAACCATGTCTGGCGACAGCAGCCGAAATATCGACAGCAACCAAGTTTACATCGCCGGGCTTTCCTCTGGTGCCGCTTTCGCCAACACCACAGCCTGTTTAGCACCGGACGTATTTGCCGGCATGGGTATCAGCGCCGGCCCGAGTATTGGCACTAGCTCCAGCGGCGCTATCTCCACCTGCGAGAGCGCCAACGTCACCTCCCGTTGCAACAGCTACGCCGGCAGCTATGCCAGCCACTTCACCACGCAAATTACTTCTATCGCGCACGGCGATGCCGACACAACGGTGAACACCTGTTACAACCAACAAAACGCCAGTGGTATGGCCGGTGTCTACGGCGTCAGCCAACTCAGTGGCAGCCAGGTGATTAGCGAAGGCAGCCGCAGCGCCGACCAAACTCTTTGGGCCGACGGCCGCGTTTCTATGTTGTGGCTTAATGGGCTAGACCACGCATGGTCCGGTGGCGCAGGCGCCTCGGGCAGTTACATTGGTAGCGCGAGCATTAACTACGCCAGCTATTTGGGTGAGTTTTTCAAAACCAACAACAAGCGCGTCAGTCGTAATCAAGCACCCACCGTTAGCAATTTGGTGACGAGCAGTAGTCAGGATTGGATTTTAGTGGACGGCGATGCCCAAGATACGGAAACCAGTGTCTCTAGCGTTAACATCGAGTTCAAACAATTGGGCTCCACTGCAGCCACGATCAATGTGCAAACACAAGTTGATGGCAGCGGTCACTTTAGCCTGAGCCGAAATGGTTTTGCCGATGGGCTTTACAACGTTTCTGTCACGGCAACCGATACCGAAGGCGCCGCCAGTGCGGTAGCGCAAAAGACCCAAAGAGTTGGCCCTGAGCCTGTCGCAACGGCGCCGACCTTGCAAAACATCACTGCGCAAGTAAACGGCCAGTGCGCGATTGTTTCGGGCGAAGTTTTTGATATCAACAACAATCTCGCACAGGTACAAGTGGCGTTTATTCAACAAAATATAAACGCCACAGTGAGCGGTACAAACTTCAGCGCACAGGCCTGTGGCTTGGCGGGTGGCGCACAAAATGCCACTGTTACAGCCTCTGATACCGGCGGCCTAAGTTCACAAGCTAGCGTAAGTTTTACCATCGACGCAGGTTCCACCGGTGATTACAATTTCCACATAAACGCCGGCCACATCACTTGGGGTAGTGGTTACTCAGCGTGCTATCTAGCCTTCAGTACCAACCCCTTCACCATGCGCGAAACCAGTGCCGGTAGTAACCAATGCAAATGGGTTGCCGATGGCCAAGCGTCTTGCGTGGGCCCTGCACAAACCTGTAGCGGAACAAGTACACCTGCCGACACAGATGGCGACGGCGTTGCCGACAGCGCCGACAACTGCCCGCTCATCGCCAATGCC
Encoded proteins:
- a CDS encoding COX15/CtaA family protein, producing the protein MTVNAETTLNNDRHIAQWLLFCAVAIFVMIVLGGVTRLTESGLSIVEWKPVIGTLPPLNNLEWMQEFEQYKQFPEYQKVNKGMTLDDFKTIFYFEYSHRLLGRLIGLFFLLPFLFFWFTKRIKAGLGLPLVGLFILGGLQGALGWFMVKSGLVDNPRVSQYRLAAHLGLAVVIYTYMLWLAFGLFQPRSTGPSAFNKRTLGLCAVIFLMILSGAFVAGTRAGLAFPTWPLMGDSFIPSNLYATTPFWLAAFEDITTIQFNHRMFAYVIVGIIAWLGLQLWRSNPSKQVKLAIVSLATALTTQVCLGIATLLHHVPVALAASHQGVAVLLLTAALFLAHSVKLQAKEA
- a CDS encoding aspartate/glutamate racemase family protein, which encodes MKTIGLIGGMSWESTSHYYATINREINRRLGGFHSAKILLVSVDFADIENLQSAGNWQAAGNLLAHAALQLQAAGAECIVICTNTMHKVASQIELAVKIPLLHIADATGRALVAKQIKQVALLGTAFTMSQDFYKRRLADNFPLSVSVPNAEDQEAIHHIIYQELCQGVITEASRETYITIMNKLHQQGAQAIILGCTEIGLLVSADHTSIPLFDTTLIHSLAAVDFALS
- a CDS encoding DUF3088 family protein codes for the protein MSKPQLYLLKPGYGAGKDMFCPDCALMEGFFVYHPHLKAQVEFIYIDFDRPRAALVELLGVELQNSPALVFAEGDLPMGLACSEQTGRAYINDGKAICRWLGQQFHGMVPS
- a CDS encoding SDR family oxidoreductase; the protein is MHVVITGANRGIGLALTQIYLTQGHQVTALCRRASDALKTSGATIVEGVDVSDADTLTLMTNALKGKQIDILINNAGLLADDNLDQLHWPDIEAQFAVNALGPLRVTHALLSQLKAGSIIALITSRMGSVADNSSGAYYGYRMSKAALNIAGKSLAVDLALKGIAVAILHPGFVQTDMVGHAGDISAVDAAQRLVARITETSLVDSGQFRHANGDPLPW
- a CDS encoding extracellular catalytic domain type 1 short-chain-length polyhydroxyalkanoate depolymerase, whose protein sequence is MKISFGKFILPIGLAMSAICTSAFAGSWQNNASIGGFSKVHIYTPDTVSSIGQGKGLLIVLHGCTQSIDAFKTAKLETAAEAYGLVIAVPDAMNKSGFSCWHYWDSTKSRSHKDYKNLISLATTMSGDSSRNIDSNQVYIAGLSSGAAFANTTACLAPDVFAGMGISAGPSIGTSSSGAISTCESANVTSRCNSYAGSYASHFTTQITSIAHGDADTTVNTCYNQQNASGMAGVYGVSQLSGSQVISEGSRSADQTLWADGRVSMLWLNGLDHAWSGGAGASGSYIGSASINYASYLGEFFKTNNKRVSRNQAPTVSNLVTSSSQDWILVDGDAQDTETSVSSVNIEFKQLGSTAATINVQTQVDGSGHFSLSRNGFADGLYNVSVTATDTEGAASAVAQKTQRVGPEPVATAPTLQNITAQVNGQCAIVSGEVFDINNNLAQVQVAFIQQNINATVSGTNFSAQACGLAGGAQNATVTASDTGGLSSQASVSFTIDAGSTGDYNFHINAGHITWGSGYSACYLAFSTNPFTMRETSAGSNQCKWVADGQASCVGPAQTCSGTSTPADTDGDGVADSADNCPLIANANQQDNDGDGLGNVCDSTPNGEQQPTDSDGDGVADAQDNCPAIANSNQLDSDSDGLGDACDSTPNGDFQCTQTTSSNYAHVQANRATTSGGYVYAKGSGTNIGLYNIFVSKTLAQTSSGFYILGSCPN
- a CDS encoding DUF6868 family protein, yielding MTIDQLATFFGWSTVINWAVMCIWLVFITAARDFTFKMHSAMFKISATQFNAMHYGGLGFYKLMVFLFNLVPYLVLRFLI
- a CDS encoding amidohydrolase, with the translated sequence MIILSPGILVSRFVKTGALCASFVIAVLASTSSLASDLLIENIKGYTYTDLAPVGAAPSQFNKILIRDNKVLSTKNAVIERLMKPDTTRIDGQGKILLPGLIDAHGHLTGLGELLSSVDLRDSKNETLAVQQVQSYIDNTKPKKNTWVLGQGWNQANWPSKQFPTSASLDAIKSENPIALARVDGHAVWLNAAALALTGINDATPNPEGGQIIRDGDGKATGVLIDNAMSLVYSKMPQITAQQLDQQLQRSFDHLLSLGVTGVHDAGINQPVIDVLKQRAAKQNLPIRVYGMLDGSDAKLSQWLKAGAYHDEAGFFTIAAVKLYADGALGSRGAALLEAYSDQANNKGLDITAPEPLLEKFKLIDDHQFQICVHAIGDRGNQQVLDAFDALFSTGGNSSLRHRIEHAQVIAPEDLARLEQLDLIASMQPTHATSDMHMAEDRLGKARLTGAYAWRTLLNKGTRMAFGSDFPVESANPFFGIHAAVTRQDHNNQPVPGWRIEEAVSVNEAISLFTRDAAWAAHMETTQGTLEPGKWADFILVEDNPYKVKPEQLWKIKVLETWVAGEKRWPK